A part of Muntiacus reevesi chromosome 12, mMunRee1.1, whole genome shotgun sequence genomic DNA contains:
- the FZD6 gene encoding frizzled-6 has product METFIFLWTCIFLPLVRGHSLFTCEPITVPRCTKMSYNMTFFPNLMGHYDQSTAAVEMELFLPLANLECSPNVETFLCKAFVPTCTEQIHVVPPCRKFCETVYSDCKKLMDTFDIRWPEELECDRLQYCDESVPATFNPHTELLGPHKKSEQIRRDIGFWCPRHLKTSAGQGYKFLGVDQCAPPCPNMYFKSDELEFAKSFIGIVSIFCLCATLFTFLTFLIDVRRFRYPERPIIYYSVCYSIVSLMYFIGFLLGNSTACNKADEKLELGDTVVLGSQNKACTILFMFLYFFTMAGTVWWVMLTITWFLAAGRKWSCEAIEQKAVWFHAVAWGIPGFLTIMLLAMNKVEGDNISGVCFVGLYDLDASRYFVLLPLCLCVFVGLSLLLAGIISLNHVRQVIQHDGRNQEKLKKFMIRIGVFSGLYLVPLVTLLGCYVYEQVNRITWEITWVSDHCRQYHIPCPYQVNTETRPELALFMIKYLMTLIVGISAVFWVGSKKTCTEWAGFFKRNRKKDPISESRRVLQESCEFFLKHNSKVKHKKKHCKPSSHKLKVISKSMGTSTGVTANHGASAVAITNHDYLGQETLTEIQTSPETSVREVRGDGASTPKLRERDCEEPASPAAPSSRLCGGQTDSKGPGWAGDVNDQSRVSESARSEGRVTPRSDAPGAGPVQSNSVQASSSPEPGSLKGSTSLLVHSASGAGKEQGIGGHSDT; this is encoded by the exons ctGTTTCTTCCTCTTGCAAATCTGGAATGTTCACCAAATGTTGAAACTTTCCTTTGCAAAGCTTTTGTACCAACCTGCACTGAGCAAATTCATGTGGTTCCACCCTGTCGGAAATTTTGTGAGACAGTGTATTCTGATTGCAAGAAATTAATGGACACTTTTGATATTCGATGGCCTGAGGAACTTGAATGTGATAG ATTACAGTACTGTGATGAGTCTGTTCCTGCAACTTTTAACCCACACACAGAGCTTCTTGGTCCTCACAAGAAATCGGAACAAATCCGAAGAGACATTGGATTTTGGTGTCCACGGCATCTTAAGACTTCTGCGGGACAAGGCTATAAGTTTCTGGGAGTTGACCAGTGTGCACCTCCCTGCCCcaacatgtattttaaaagtgaTGAGCTAGAGTTTGccaaaagttttattggaatagtTTCAATATTTTGTCTCTGTGCAACCCTTTTCACATTCCTTACTTTTTTAATTGATGTTAGAAGATTCAGATACCCAGAGCGACCTATTATATATTACTCTGTCTGTTACAGCATTGTATCTCTCATGTACTTTATCGGATTCTTGCTAGGCAATAGCACGGCGTGCAATAAGGCAGATGAGAAGCTGGAACTTGGCGACACAGTTGTTCTAGGCTCTCAAAATAAGGCTTGCACcattttgttcatgtttttgtattttttcaccATGGCTGGCACTGTGTGGTGGGTGATGCTTACCATTACTTGGTTCTTAGCTGCTGGCAGAAAATGGAGTTGTGAGGCCATTGAACAAAAAGCAGTGTGGTTTCATGCTGTTGCGTGGGGAATCCCAGGTTTTCTCACCATTATGCTTCTTGCCATGAACAAAGTTGAAGGAGACAACATTAGTGGAGTCTGCTTCGTCGGCCTTTACGACCTGGATGCGTCTCGCTACTTCGTCCTCTTGCCACTGTGCCTTTGCGTGTTTGTCGGGCTGTCTCTTCTCTTAGCTGGCATTATTTCCTTAAATCACGTTCGACAAGTTATACAGCATGATGGCCGGAACCAAGAGAAACTGAAGAAGTTTATGATTCGAATTGGAGTCTTCAGTGGCCTGTATCTTGTGCCATTAGTAACTCTTCTGGGGTGCTATGTCTACGAGCAAGTGAACAGGATTACTTGGGAGATAACTTGGGTCTCTGACCACTGTCGTCAGTACCATATCCCATGTCCTTATCAG GTAAATACAGAAACTCGACCAGAACTGGCtttatttatgataaaatatcTGATGACATTAATTGTTGGCATCTCTGCTGTCTTCTGGGTTGGAAGCAAAAAGACATGCACAGAATGGGCTGGATTTTTTAAACGAAATCGCAAGAAAGA TCCAATCAGTGAAAGTCGAAGAGTGTTACAGGAGTCATGTGAGTTTTTCTTAAAGCACAATTCTAAAGTTAAACACAAAAAGAAGCACTGCAAGCCCAGTTCACATAAACTGAAGGTCATTTCCAAATCCATGGGAACCAGCACGGGAGTGACAGCAAACCATGGTGCTTCTGCAGTAGCAATCACTAACCATGATTACCTAGGACAAGAAACTCTGACCGAAATACAAACTTCACCAGAAACATCAGTGAGAGAGGTGAGAGGGGATGGAGCCAGCACCCCCAAATTAAGAGAACGGGACTGTGAGGAGCCTGCCTCCCCAGCGGCGCCCAGCTCCAGACTCTGCGGGGGACAGACGGACAGCAAAGGCCCAGGCTGGGCAGGCGACGTGAATGACCAGAGCCGTGTGTCTGAAAGTGCGCGGAGTGAAGGAAG GGTAACCCCGAGGAGTGATGCACCCGGAGCTGGCCCAGTACAGAGCAACAGCGTGCAGGCGTCCAGTTCTCCGGAGCCAGGCAGCCTTAAAGGCTCAACGTCACTGCTTGTCCACTCGGCTTCCGGAGCTGGAAAAGAGCAGGGCATTGGCGGTCATTCAGACACTTGA